In Lysobacter firmicutimachus, one genomic interval encodes:
- a CDS encoding DUF7024 domain-containing protein: MLPNLNYPYVYSGDGLSHSWMIQRVMEGWLSDNPRNGYPFGSNFLDYPNSDAANLALLKLLGAITGSYQSAFNLYFLLGFPATFIAAFCVLRTLGLSRNLAASASLAFAFLPFHFLRLPHLFYTWYFVVPLFFYVGLRIFFAEPSGNLKTLGPCKLISICASLILLACFGVYYAFFGIIVLSIAGAAAGIRNRTATVALPAVGAIALIVIGTMLNLAPSLANRAANGPNPEVAARSPVESEVYGLKMMQLILPRADHRVPRLAAIGNTYRASFPLVNENSTATLGALGTVGFLLAGAILLIRLSGGSTDQRLAFLTLLALVLFAFGTIGGLGTLFSSTISASIRGWNRISVFIAFASISLCFLAIQILTARLVPTSKRRLTLGCCGLALGSLGLYDQSTPVCRPCNVQVEQAFDQDREFIAKIERQLPPGSAIYQLPYMPFPESSPVHQLVSYELAIGFLHSKALNWSFGGMKGRKGDLFYRTLASQPLATQLQVVERMGFAGIYIDRRGFADHADTLLAQLTARYGSKAALSRTDGEIIFFKFGPTKHDAAQPADDSNSSPIPAAAGESTRAPQRLAFKEGVDFSKDGWPYFVKDATGLSGREQWGRWSDANIAPSVKLELISPLPKKFSLILTARAFQPENDKVVVKIGTQSYALRIGGDGKEVRLPVDLVGESTNAIEFIPAAPISPQRLGVSADVRKLGIGMIRLRIEYD; this comes from the coding sequence TTGCTGCCGAACCTGAACTATCCTTACGTCTATTCCGGCGATGGATTGAGCCATTCTTGGATGATCCAGCGTGTCATGGAGGGCTGGCTATCGGATAATCCCCGCAACGGCTACCCATTTGGTTCGAACTTTCTCGACTATCCAAACTCAGACGCAGCCAACCTCGCGTTGCTGAAACTGCTTGGCGCCATTACCGGCAGCTATCAGTCGGCTTTCAATCTCTACTTCCTACTGGGTTTTCCAGCGACGTTCATCGCCGCGTTCTGCGTGCTCAGAACATTGGGACTGTCTCGCAACCTGGCAGCTAGCGCGTCGCTTGCGTTTGCTTTTCTACCTTTTCATTTCCTTAGGCTGCCGCATCTTTTCTACACCTGGTACTTTGTTGTACCGCTCTTCTTTTATGTCGGGTTGCGGATTTTTTTTGCAGAACCGTCTGGGAACCTGAAGACCCTGGGACCCTGCAAGCTCATCTCCATCTGCGCCAGCTTAATCCTACTGGCCTGCTTCGGCGTCTATTACGCGTTTTTCGGTATTATTGTCCTTAGCATCGCCGGAGCAGCAGCCGGCATCCGAAACCGCACTGCGACGGTTGCGCTTCCTGCCGTCGGCGCTATCGCATTGATTGTGATTGGCACTATGCTGAACCTTGCGCCCAGCCTGGCGAACAGAGCGGCTAACGGCCCTAACCCCGAGGTCGCAGCCAGATCGCCGGTGGAGTCAGAAGTTTACGGGCTTAAGATGATGCAACTCATCCTGCCTCGAGCCGATCATCGCGTTCCGCGTTTGGCGGCGATAGGAAACACCTATCGGGCCAGCTTTCCGTTGGTGAACGAAAATTCGACCGCCACGCTGGGCGCGCTCGGAACAGTAGGATTTCTTTTGGCTGGGGCGATCTTGCTGATTCGGCTTTCCGGAGGCAGCACCGACCAAAGATTGGCGTTCCTAACCTTATTAGCCCTGGTCCTATTCGCTTTCGGCACCATCGGTGGCCTAGGCACGCTCTTTTCGTCCACAATCTCCGCGTCTATTCGTGGCTGGAACCGCATCAGCGTCTTCATCGCCTTCGCCTCGATCTCGCTTTGCTTCCTAGCAATACAGATCCTCACTGCGCGCCTTGTACCCACGTCAAAGCGCCGACTGACGCTGGGCTGCTGCGGCTTGGCGCTAGGATCCTTGGGACTTTACGATCAATCCACCCCAGTCTGCCGACCCTGTAACGTGCAGGTAGAACAGGCGTTCGATCAAGATCGCGAGTTTATAGCCAAAATAGAACGGCAATTGCCCCCTGGCAGCGCAATCTACCAGCTTCCCTACATGCCGTTCCCGGAATCCTCGCCGGTGCACCAATTGGTCAGCTATGAGCTCGCCATCGGGTTCTTGCATTCAAAGGCGCTGAACTGGAGTTTCGGAGGAATGAAAGGTCGCAAAGGAGACCTGTTTTATAGGACGCTCGCCAGCCAACCACTGGCCACACAACTCCAAGTTGTCGAGCGCATGGGATTTGCCGGCATCTACATCGATCGCCGCGGTTTCGCTGACCATGCGGACACACTCTTAGCACAGCTAACCGCACGTTACGGCTCTAAGGCAGCCCTGTCGCGAACCGACGGGGAAATCATTTTCTTCAAGTTCGGCCCGACAAAGCACGATGCCGCGCAGCCGGCAGATGACTCGAACTCCAGCCCCATCCCCGCAGCAGCCGGCGAGTCCACGCGCGCCCCCCAGCGGCTCGCGTTCAAGGAGGGAGTCGATTTTTCCAAGGACGGCTGGCCTTATTTCGTCAAGGACGCAACAGGGCTCTCAGGACGTGAGCAATGGGGGCGCTGGTCTGACGCCAACATCGCTCCAAGCGTCAAGTTGGAGCTTATATCGCCGCTGCCTAAGAAGTTCTCCCTAATACTGACGGCCCGAGCATTCCAGCCCGAGAACGACAAAGTGGTCGTCAAAATAGGGACTCAAAGCTATGCCTTACGAATCGGCGGAGATGGCAAGGAAGTGCGATTGCCTGTCGACTTGGTTGGCGAATCCACCAACGCCATCGAGTTCATTCCGGCGGCGCCGATATCTCCGCAGCGGCTTGGAGTCAGCGCGGACGTACGCAAGCTTGGAATCGGAATGATCCGCTTACGCATAGAATATGACTGA
- a CDS encoding GtrA family protein translates to MIEPRFQTKRWLRFLVGGVANTGFTYTVYLALNTLMSYQVSYLIAYALGILFAYWVNSTLVFKVPMSWKGLLAYPIVYIVQYAASAALLAIIIEFAHVPESLGPLIVTAAMVPITYLMNKFVLRKAGALVDKQRSDESRTR, encoded by the coding sequence ATGATCGAACCTCGATTCCAGACCAAGCGCTGGTTGCGCTTCCTGGTCGGAGGCGTCGCGAACACGGGTTTCACTTACACAGTTTACCTAGCACTCAACACGTTGATGAGCTATCAGGTGTCCTACCTGATCGCTTACGCGCTTGGCATCCTGTTCGCGTACTGGGTCAATTCGACTCTCGTGTTCAAAGTACCGATGTCGTGGAAGGGACTGCTGGCCTATCCTATCGTCTATATCGTCCAGTACGCAGCGTCGGCGGCACTTCTGGCAATAATAATCGAATTTGCCCATGTCCCAGAATCGCTAGGGCCGCTAATCGTGACCGCAGCGATGGTTCCAATAACTTATCTGATGAACAAGTTCGTGCTCCGCAAAGCCGGCGCCTTGGTTGACAAACAACGTTCTGACGAGAGCCGGACACGATGA
- a CDS encoding WxcM-like domain-containing protein — protein sequence MNNVKIHETADVQTTQIGAGTTIWQSAVVLAGARIGADVNLCAHTFVENDVVIGDRVTVKSGVYLWDGICVEDDVFIGPNVTFTNDKFPRSKVYPDRFLQTHIETGASVGGGAVILPGVIIGRHAMVGAGAVVTKSVPPYAIVYGSPARIAGYVENASAPNEKTTNSNPDSGPSIVSVGVKGVTLHRFKSVQDMRGALTVGEFLKDIPFEPKRYFLVFDVPSEKTRGEHAHHHCEQFLICVKGSCAVVADDGESRCEVLLDSPDKGIYLPPMTWGIQYKYSSDAVLLVFASHPYEADDYIRDYSEFMKLARREASQR from the coding sequence ATGAACAATGTCAAGATCCATGAAACCGCGGACGTGCAGACCACGCAAATCGGCGCGGGCACGACGATATGGCAGTCAGCAGTAGTTCTAGCTGGCGCTCGCATTGGCGCCGACGTCAATCTATGCGCCCATACCTTTGTCGAGAACGACGTGGTAATCGGCGATAGGGTCACCGTCAAGTCCGGCGTATACCTGTGGGACGGCATTTGCGTGGAGGACGATGTCTTCATCGGCCCCAACGTGACGTTCACTAACGACAAGTTTCCACGCTCAAAAGTCTATCCGGATCGGTTTCTTCAAACCCATATCGAAACCGGAGCATCGGTCGGCGGCGGAGCGGTGATACTGCCAGGGGTAATTATCGGCCGCCATGCGATGGTCGGCGCCGGCGCGGTTGTAACTAAGTCTGTTCCACCCTACGCCATCGTCTACGGCTCGCCAGCGCGCATTGCCGGTTACGTAGAGAACGCATCAGCGCCTAACGAAAAAACGACCAACAGCAATCCGGACAGCGGCCCATCGATCGTTTCCGTGGGGGTAAAGGGAGTCACCCTGCACCGCTTCAAATCTGTCCAAGACATGCGAGGCGCGCTGACCGTCGGCGAGTTCCTCAAGGACATTCCGTTCGAACCAAAGCGCTATTTCCTGGTGTTTGACGTTCCCAGCGAAAAGACTCGCGGCGAGCATGCGCACCATCACTGCGAACAGTTCCTGATTTGCGTAAAAGGCAGTTGCGCGGTCGTGGCCGACGACGGCGAGTCCCGCTGTGAGGTGCTGTTGGATTCGCCCGACAAGGGCATATACTTGCCGCCGATGACCTGGGGCATTCAATACAAATACTCCAGCGACGCTGTTCTACTGGTGTTCGCATCGCATCCGTACGAAGCCGACGATTATATTCGAGACTATTCCGAATTTATGAAACTGGCGCGCCGCGAAGCGTCCCAGCGATGA
- a CDS encoding glycosyltransferase family 2 protein, translating to MATVTFSTVIPVYKNEGSIPQLLLTLATMNRELSGRMEAVFVVDGSPDQSYALLSAALDGLEFPAQLLAHSRNFGSFPAIRTGLEAACGRYFGVMAADLQEPPELLITFFKTLESDQCDVAIGTRTGRKDPLLSRMASGLFWGLYRRLVVREMPEGGVDVFGCNQIFRDQLLRLEESRSSLIALIFWLGFRRKLVSYERLQREHGKSAWTLRKKVEYMMDSVFAFTDYPIKLLIRAGAAGSALSFVLGAIVLIASLSGRIAVPGYAATMLVVLFFGTLNLLGLGLVGTYAWRGYENSKQRPLAVVSMKHANDREPQ from the coding sequence ATGGCAACCGTAACTTTCAGCACGGTCATCCCGGTCTACAAAAACGAAGGGTCGATTCCTCAGCTGCTGCTGACACTTGCAACCATGAACCGCGAGCTGAGCGGAAGAATGGAAGCAGTCTTCGTCGTCGATGGCAGCCCTGACCAGTCGTACGCGCTGCTGAGCGCAGCGCTGGACGGGCTCGAATTTCCCGCACAATTGTTGGCGCACTCGCGTAACTTCGGCTCGTTCCCGGCGATCCGCACCGGGCTCGAAGCGGCGTGTGGCCGTTATTTCGGGGTCATGGCGGCCGATCTACAGGAGCCGCCGGAACTGCTGATCACCTTTTTCAAGACGCTGGAATCCGACCAATGCGACGTTGCGATCGGAACGCGTACAGGCCGCAAGGATCCGCTGCTGTCCCGAATGGCCTCGGGCCTGTTTTGGGGACTGTACCGTCGCTTGGTAGTGCGCGAAATGCCGGAAGGCGGCGTGGACGTGTTCGGGTGTAACCAGATCTTCCGAGATCAGCTGTTGCGGCTGGAGGAATCGCGCTCGTCCCTGATCGCATTGATCTTCTGGCTGGGCTTCCGACGCAAGTTGGTCAGCTATGAGCGCCTCCAGCGCGAGCACGGAAAATCAGCTTGGACTCTGCGCAAGAAAGTCGAATACATGATGGATAGCGTGTTCGCCTTCACCGACTACCCCATCAAACTACTGATCCGTGCTGGCGCGGCGGGATCAGCCTTGTCATTTGTGCTGGGCGCGATCGTATTGATCGCATCGCTAAGCGGGCGCATCGCTGTACCGGGCTACGCCGCAACCATGTTAGTCGTCCTGTTTTTCGGCACACTGAATTTATTGGGACTTGGGCTGGTTGGTACTTACGCTTGGCGAGGATATGAAAACAGCAAACAACGCCCCCTCGCCGTAGTAAGCATGAAACACGCCAACGATCGGGAACCGCAATGA
- a CDS encoding DegT/DnrJ/EryC1/StrS family aminotransferase, which yields MQINDLSARIKANEQAITGAIQRVLTSGWLVLGPEVKQFESAFAQYLGVEYCVSVGNGTDAIELALRAFGVGPGDKVATVANAGMYTATAVRAIGAEPFFLDVDLNTRNVSLIEVERAIAAGVRFVVVTHLYGLATPEISQIAQLCAGSGAKLLEDCAQAHGAQVGGRMVGTFGDAASFSFYPTKNLGALGDGGAATTRHADVAERIRRLRQYGWTDKYNVEFDGARNTRLDEMQAAILSTFLPGLDAGNERRREIAARYNAGICHPQVEPPAAAGPEYVGHLYVLRSAQRDSLRQHLRAQGIASDIHYPVPDYRQPVFGDRYADVRLSNTERLAVEILTLPCYPEMTDAQIEQVVASVNSWQP from the coding sequence ATGCAAATCAACGACCTTTCCGCCCGCATCAAGGCCAATGAGCAGGCGATCACAGGTGCGATCCAGCGCGTGCTTACCAGCGGCTGGTTGGTGCTCGGTCCCGAAGTGAAGCAGTTCGAATCGGCCTTCGCTCAGTACCTGGGCGTCGAGTACTGCGTCAGTGTGGGCAACGGTACCGACGCCATCGAACTGGCGTTGCGCGCTTTCGGCGTTGGCCCCGGTGATAAGGTCGCCACTGTCGCTAACGCCGGCATGTACACCGCTACTGCGGTGCGAGCTATCGGCGCCGAGCCGTTCTTCCTCGACGTCGACCTGAATACCCGCAACGTCTCGCTCATCGAAGTCGAACGTGCAATCGCCGCCGGCGTCAGGTTCGTCGTGGTGACCCACCTCTATGGCCTAGCGACCCCGGAAATCTCCCAGATCGCCCAACTCTGCGCCGGCAGCGGCGCAAAGCTGCTCGAAGACTGCGCTCAAGCCCATGGCGCGCAGGTCGGGGGCCGCATGGTTGGCACCTTCGGCGACGCTGCCAGCTTCAGCTTCTATCCCACCAAGAACCTTGGCGCCCTTGGCGACGGCGGTGCTGCGACCACTCGGCACGCCGACGTCGCCGAACGCATCCGCCGCCTTCGCCAGTACGGCTGGACCGACAAGTACAACGTGGAATTCGACGGCGCACGCAACACCCGACTGGACGAAATGCAGGCCGCGATTCTGTCCACGTTCCTGCCGGGCTTGGACGCCGGAAACGAGCGCCGTCGCGAAATCGCCGCGCGCTACAACGCCGGCATTTGCCATCCACAAGTCGAACCGCCCGCCGCCGCGGGCCCGGAATACGTCGGCCATTTGTACGTATTGCGCAGCGCGCAGCGCGACTCCTTGCGGCAGCACTTGCGCGCGCAGGGCATCGCGTCGGATATCCACTATCCAGTCCCCGACTATCGCCAGCCGGTATTCGGCGACCGCTACGCCGATGTCCGCTTGTCGAACACCGAGCGTCTGGCGGTGGAAATCCTGACCCTCCCCTGTTATCCGGAAATGACCGACGCGCAAATCGAACAAGTCGTTGCGAGCGTTAACTCATGGCAACCGTAA
- a CDS encoding electron transfer flavoprotein subunit alpha/FixB family protein produces MSKVLIVAEHLQGKLNASTAKCVSAAQALKPESIDIVVLAADPAGVAAEAAQIAGVARVLTVANAANADAIAQVQAPQIAALGKGYSHVFGPSTTFGKDLMPCVAALLGVSQVSDVMAIEGSHTFKRPIYAGNAIVTVEAPADHAVVATVRTASWPEAGKGGSAAVEAAPVDVALPSHTRYRGLAAGKSDRPDLQSAKRVVSGGRGVGSADNFKIIYDFADKLGAAVGASRAAVDAGYVPNELQVGQTGKIIAPELYVAVGISGAIQHLTGIKDAGTIVAINKDGDAPIFEIADIGLVGDLFKLLPELEAALA; encoded by the coding sequence ATGAGTAAGGTTTTGATCGTCGCCGAACACCTGCAAGGCAAGCTCAACGCCTCGACCGCCAAGTGCGTCTCCGCCGCGCAGGCGCTCAAACCCGAATCCATCGACATCGTCGTGCTCGCCGCCGATCCGGCCGGCGTAGCCGCCGAAGCCGCGCAGATCGCCGGCGTCGCCCGCGTGCTGACCGTGGCCAACGCCGCCAACGCCGACGCCATCGCCCAGGTCCAGGCGCCGCAGATCGCCGCGCTGGGCAAGGGCTACAGCCACGTGTTCGGCCCCTCGACCACCTTCGGCAAGGACCTGATGCCCTGCGTCGCGGCCCTGCTCGGCGTGTCGCAGGTCTCCGACGTGATGGCGATCGAAGGCAGCCACACCTTCAAGCGCCCGATCTACGCCGGCAACGCCATCGTCACCGTCGAAGCGCCGGCCGATCACGCCGTGGTCGCCACCGTGCGCACCGCGTCCTGGCCGGAAGCCGGCAAGGGCGGCAGCGCCGCGGTGGAAGCCGCGCCGGTCGACGTCGCCTTGCCCAGCCACACCCGCTACCGGGGCCTGGCCGCCGGCAAGTCCGACCGTCCCGACCTGCAGAGCGCCAAGCGCGTCGTCTCCGGCGGCCGCGGCGTCGGCTCGGCGGACAACTTCAAGATCATCTACGACTTCGCCGACAAGCTCGGCGCGGCGGTCGGCGCATCGCGCGCCGCGGTCGACGCCGGTTATGTGCCGAATGAACTGCAGGTCGGCCAGACCGGCAAGATCATCGCCCCCGAGCTGTACGTCGCGGTCGGCATCAGCGGCGCGATCCAGCACCTGACCGGGATCAAGGACGCCGGCACCATCGTCGCGATCAACAAGGACGGCGACGCGCCGATCTTCGAGATCGCCGATATCGGCCTGGTCGGCGATCTGTTCAAGCTGTTGCCGGAGTTGGAAGCGGCGTTGGCCTGA
- a CDS encoding electron transfer flavoprotein subunit beta/FixA family protein — MKILVGYKRVVDYNVRIQVKPDGSGVVTDGVKLSANPFDEIALEEALRLRDKGIATEVVVATIAPADAQAHLRNGLAMGANRAVHVVSEQPIQPLTAARALLKLIEKEQPDLVILGKQAIDDDANQTGQMLATLWGRPQATFASKLDVEGGKATVVREVDAGLETLEVDLPAVVTTDLRLNEPRFIKLPDIMKAKSKPLETIQFGELGVDTGDTLKTTHYAPPAKRSKGVMVKDAAELVAALKQKGLL; from the coding sequence ATGAAGATCCTCGTCGGTTACAAGCGCGTGGTGGACTACAACGTCCGCATTCAGGTCAAGCCGGATGGCTCCGGCGTGGTCACCGACGGCGTCAAGCTGTCGGCCAATCCGTTCGACGAAATCGCCCTGGAAGAAGCCCTGCGCCTGCGCGACAAGGGCATCGCCACCGAGGTCGTGGTGGCGACGATCGCCCCCGCCGACGCCCAGGCCCACCTGCGCAACGGCCTGGCCATGGGCGCCAACCGTGCCGTGCACGTGGTCAGCGAGCAGCCGATCCAGCCGCTGACCGCCGCGCGCGCCCTGCTCAAGCTGATCGAGAAGGAGCAGCCGGACCTGGTCATCCTGGGCAAGCAGGCGATCGACGACGACGCCAACCAGACCGGCCAGATGCTCGCCACCCTGTGGGGCCGTCCGCAGGCGACCTTCGCCTCCAAGCTGGACGTCGAAGGCGGCAAGGCCACGGTCGTGCGCGAAGTCGACGCCGGCCTGGAAACCCTGGAAGTGGATCTGCCGGCGGTGGTCACCACCGACCTGCGCCTCAACGAGCCGCGCTTCATCAAGCTTCCGGACATCATGAAGGCCAAGAGCAAGCCGCTGGAAACGATCCAGTTCGGCGAGCTCGGCGTCGACACCGGCGACACGCTGAAAACCACCCATTACGCACCGCCGGCGAAGCGCAGCAAGGGCGTGATGGTCAAGGACGCGGCCGAACTGGTCGCCGCACTGAAGCAGAAGGGGTTGCTGTGA
- a CDS encoding glycosyl hydrolase family 28-related protein — MINISDRDSVIASADGTAEDKSTEPQAAVGSLMSPESSAEIGFIGGASAGAGTVQAELRERASIADFGAVGDGLADDTAAVTSTIAFALDNNVRYLFVPSGVYRLTAPIVIGGSLWLDGDGVEPYEGFSPGPGPNQRGGGSWFFLDHAGKGFILQRPSVGNSASGISISWLGTFRAHTVGAPGTTFVPTVYDYDFTVDDADALFDNVTLLNAYNGIQVLNGNAGRLTTSNLRGQPLNIGIFIDQAYDVVRITDTHFWPFWSQSEDVAKYQLNHSRAIVSARNDNPLIVNLFCIFYKIGLHVVGNGFGTTNKLKLVNADFDRGQYGIYVEPSAVGHTGMYTNVTAQGEVGSLATFASNNSGVSVNAINCVMNFSGLDLAEHRGPSLDANAAGIELNVAQLQAGNWNGSGLGFGCVQAASGAVVEISDRPKFFGGGGAAVFSGNGEISAPLRAGTSSANTDANGDVVITHNCPITPRKIFVTPSNSVGLICTVRARGPTTFIVRLFDSAGNAWASGDAKFDWKAEY; from the coding sequence ATGATCAATATTTCCGATAGGGACAGTGTCATTGCTTCTGCTGATGGTACTGCTGAGGACAAATCAACAGAGCCTCAAGCTGCAGTCGGGAGTTTAATGTCGCCCGAGAGCTCTGCCGAGATAGGGTTTATTGGCGGCGCGAGTGCAGGTGCCGGGACTGTACAGGCCGAACTGCGAGAACGCGCGAGCATTGCGGACTTCGGTGCGGTCGGCGATGGCTTGGCAGACGACACGGCCGCAGTGACGTCGACGATCGCGTTCGCGCTCGACAATAATGTGCGTTATCTATTTGTTCCGTCAGGCGTTTATCGCTTGACAGCGCCGATAGTTATCGGTGGAAGCCTGTGGCTTGACGGCGATGGCGTAGAACCTTACGAAGGATTCAGTCCCGGTCCGGGGCCCAACCAGCGAGGCGGAGGCTCTTGGTTCTTTCTCGATCATGCCGGCAAAGGCTTCATCCTTCAGCGTCCATCGGTTGGCAATAGTGCGAGCGGCATCTCGATATCGTGGCTGGGGACCTTCCGCGCTCATACGGTCGGCGCACCGGGGACTACGTTCGTTCCCACGGTATACGACTACGATTTCACGGTTGATGACGCGGATGCGCTTTTCGACAACGTTACGTTGCTAAATGCCTACAATGGCATCCAGGTGCTCAACGGCAATGCCGGCCGCTTGACCACGAGCAACTTACGTGGACAGCCGCTCAATATTGGCATTTTTATAGACCAAGCCTACGACGTTGTAAGAATAACGGATACGCATTTCTGGCCTTTCTGGTCCCAGTCCGAAGATGTGGCAAAATATCAGCTCAATCACTCTCGTGCGATCGTTTCCGCGCGCAACGACAATCCTTTGATCGTCAATTTGTTCTGTATCTTCTACAAGATCGGATTGCATGTCGTAGGCAACGGTTTCGGCACCACTAATAAGTTGAAGCTGGTGAATGCGGACTTTGATCGCGGTCAGTATGGTATTTATGTGGAGCCATCCGCGGTCGGGCATACCGGCATGTATACCAACGTAACCGCACAGGGTGAGGTCGGATCGCTCGCGACCTTTGCGAGCAACAACTCTGGTGTTTCGGTCAACGCGATTAATTGCGTCATGAATTTTTCCGGGCTGGATTTGGCGGAGCATCGGGGCCCAAGTCTTGACGCGAACGCCGCCGGTATCGAGTTGAACGTGGCCCAGCTTCAAGCTGGAAACTGGAATGGTTCGGGGCTCGGATTCGGCTGTGTCCAGGCGGCCTCGGGCGCCGTGGTGGAAATTAGCGACCGGCCGAAATTTTTCGGTGGCGGAGGAGCGGCGGTATTTTCCGGAAACGGAGAAATCTCCGCGCCGTTGCGCGCAGGTACATCGAGTGCAAACACGGACGCGAATGGCGACGTCGTAATTACGCATAATTGCCCAATCACCCCGCGTAAAATCTTCGTGACGCCATCCAATTCCGTCGGGCTGATTTGCACGGTTCGCGCCCGTGGTCCGACGACCTTTATCGTGCGGCTATTCGATTCTGCCGGGAACGCGTGGGCCTCGGGAGACGCAAAATTCGACTGGAAAGCCGAATACTGA
- a CDS encoding D-hexose-6-phosphate mutarotase → MHNTLLMSGPGDSRVEATAFGAQALSWHCRGRERLYLSPRADVSGAAIRGGVPVIFPQFAARGPGPRHGFARTLTWETEPDPERLRFRLRDREETRRHWPYRFGAELDVEPGEDRLRITLTVHNADADPFEFSAALHTYLAVGDIAETQVHGLEDRPYIDSARGGAPCPPSGAPVRFGGEVDRIYADTRRLLRVTDGEHMLRFEAEGFADTVVWNPGAELAAGLSDLEPDGYRRFVCVEAAQVLQPVRLQPGQTWTGAQILTVQSNRGC, encoded by the coding sequence ATGCACAACACATTATTAATGAGCGGCCCGGGCGACAGCCGAGTCGAAGCCACCGCGTTCGGCGCCCAGGCGCTGTCCTGGCATTGCCGCGGCCGCGAACGCCTGTATTTGAGCCCGCGGGCGGACGTTTCTGGCGCGGCGATCCGCGGCGGCGTGCCGGTGATCTTTCCGCAGTTCGCCGCGCGCGGCCCCGGGCCGCGGCACGGCTTCGCGCGCACCCTCACCTGGGAAACCGAGCCCGACCCCGAACGTCTACGCTTTCGCCTGCGCGATCGCGAGGAAACCCGCCGCCACTGGCCCTACCGCTTCGGGGCGGAGCTCGACGTCGAACCCGGCGAGGACCGCCTGCGCATCACCCTGACCGTGCACAACGCCGATGCCGACCCGTTCGAGTTCAGCGCCGCCTTGCATACCTACCTGGCTGTCGGCGACATCGCCGAGACCCAGGTTCACGGCCTGGAAGACCGGCCTTACATCGACTCCGCGCGCGGCGGCGCGCCCTGCCCGCCCAGCGGCGCACCGGTGCGCTTCGGCGGCGAGGTCGACCGCATCTACGCCGACACCCGTCGCCTGCTGCGCGTCACCGACGGCGAGCATATGCTGCGCTTCGAAGCCGAGGGCTTCGCCGACACCGTGGTGTGGAATCCCGGCGCCGAACTGGCCGCAGGCCTGTCCGACTTGGAACCCGACGGGTACCGCCGCTTCGTCTGCGTCGAGGCCGCACAGGTGCTGCAGCCGGTGAGGTTGCAGCCCGGTCAGACCTGGACCGGGGCGCAGATTCTCACAGTCCAATCCAACCGGGGATGCTGA